The genomic window TCGGCCGCACCGGCAAGGCCGTTGAGGTCGACGTCGCCATGCTCGATACCGCGCTGATGCTGATGGCCTCGCTGATGACCCAGCATATGACCGCCGGCTGGAAACCGAGCCAGAGCGGCAACGAGGCCTGGAGCGCCAGCCCCTCCTCGGGCGCTTTCGAAACCAGGGATGGCGTGCTGATGCTTGCCGCCAACAACGCGCCGCAGTTCAGGAAGCTCTGCGGCGCGATCGGCCGCGACGACATCCTCGCCGATGACCGCTGGAACACCCCGGCGGCCATCATGGAAAACCGGGCCGCGCTGCGTGAAACGCTGAATGCCACCTTCCTCACCCGCACGGCGGATGAATGGGAGGCTTTGCTGGCTAAGGTCGATGTTCCCGCCGCCAGGGTGCGCAGCCTCGACGAGACCCTTTCGGAAGCGCATATTGCCGAGCGCGGCCTGCTCTCCGAATTCCGGATCGAAGGCCATGACGGGCCGATCCATGTGCCCTCGATGAGTTTCCGCGCCAATGGCGAGGCGGTGACCGCGCAGTCGCCGCCGCCGGAACTCGGCGCCGATACCACAAGCGTGCTACAGGGAATCGGACTGTCGGACGGCGAGATCGCCGAATTGCGCAGCGCCGGCGTGATCTGAGGAAAACCCGCAGTGATCTGAAGGAAAGCGGAGGAAAGACGATGGATGCTATCGGTTGGCCGGGCGAACCCGGCGCTGTCAGGACCGTCCGGATCGACGTTGCAGACGGGGACGCGACATTGCCGCTCGTCTGCCGCTTTCCGGCTGGCGGGCAGGCGAAGGGCTCCGTCGTCTTCTGTCACGGACTTGGCGGCAACGGCGAGGACCATGTGGAACTCTCGGCGTTTCTCGCCGGCCACGGCTATCTCGTCATCCATCCGACCTTTGCCGATGGCGCGGCTGCGGTTGCGGCTGCCGCACACGAACTCGGCTTTGCGCCCGACGCGCCGGAGGTTTCAAGGTGGATCCTGGTTCCGGCGTTGAGGGATCGGCTTTTCGAAGTCCTGCATACGCCGTTCTATTGGCTGGACCGGATCCGGATCGTCACCGCCGTCATGGACAATCTCCCGTCGATAAAGGCGGAAACGATTGGCGCATCGGCCGGGTCCCTGCCGACGGCGATCGCCGGCCATTCCTTCGGCGCCTATGCCTCGCAACTTCTGTCCGGCGCCGAGATCGACGTCCCGGGCGAGTGCGCGCGCAGCTTCCACGACCGGCGGTTTGCGGCCGCTGTGCTGTTGAGCCCCCAGGGTCGCGGCCAGCAGGGCCTGCGCGAGGGGTCCTGGGACGCGATCGAAGGTCCGATGCTGACTGTGACCGGGACCCGCGACGGCGGCGCCAAGGGGCAGGACTGGCGCTGGAAGACCGAGCCGTTTCACCACGCGCCGGCAGGTGACAAATATCTCGCCGTGCTGGATGAGGCCGATCATTTTCTCGGCGGCATGACCCGCAACGACCCGACGCCCGGCAATCCCGCCCAGCGTGAAGCCGTCTCCATGCTCACGCTCGCCTTCCTCGACGCCTGTCTGGTGAATGACCGGCAAGCGCGTGCATGGCTGACGGCGCTGGAGGATCACGTCGCCGGCTGGCCGGCGCAGATCAGTCGGAAGTAGCATTTTCGGGCATCAGGCGAGGCGCTGCCGCGCCCGCCGTGGAGAATGCTTGCGTCGAACGCCATTTTGCGCATGCTTGCAGGCCAATCACGAGGGAGGCAGGCATGAGCATCATCGACGACCCCACCGGCGCCTATATCGGACGCGTCTGGCTTGCAGAGGCTGAGGGTCCCGCGATCGTGACGCTGCGCGATGGCGCGCTCTTCGATATCACCGACAAGGCGGCGCCGCTGGTGCGCGATGTCTGCGAAATGGCGGATCCCGTCGCCTATGTCCGCAACGCCGAAGGCCGGTCTCTCGGTCCGCTCGATGAGATTGCGGCGGTGCGGCCGGGCGACAGCGCGCGGACACATCTGCTGAGCCCGTGCGACCTGCAGGCGATCAAGGCCTGCGGCGTCACCTTCGCGCGCTCCATGGTCGAGCGCGTGATCGAGGAAAAGGCCGCCGGCGATCCCAAAAAGGCGGAAGCCATTCGCGCCCGCATCGGCGAGACGATCGGCGACAGCCTCAGGAACCTCGAAGCGGGCTCGGCGGCGGCGGCGCGGGTCAAGGAGGCGTTGATCGGGGAGGGGCTCTGGAGCCAGTATCTCGAGGTCGGCATCGGCCCGGACGCGGAGGTGTTCTCCAAGGCGCAGGTTCTGTCTTCGGTCGGCCCCGGCGCGGATGTCGGGCTTCATCCGATTTCGAAATGGAACAATCCGGAGCCCGAGATTGTTGTCGCTGTATCTTCGGCCGGCCGCATCGTCGGCGCCACGCTCGGCAACGACGTCAATCTGCGTGACGTCGAGGGACGCTCGGCGCTGCTGCTTGGCAAGGCGAAAGACAATAATGCGTCCGCGGCGATCGGGCCGATGATCCGGCTTTTCGACGCGCGTTTCACGCTCGATGACGTGCGGCGCGCGGAACTGACGCTGACGGTTGAAGGCGAGGACGGCTACACCATGACGGGACACTCCTCGATGTCGGAGATCAGCCGCGATCCGGAGATGCTCGTCCGCCAGACCATCGGTCGTCATCATCAGTATCCCGACGGCCTCATGCTTTACCTCGGAACCCTGTTCGCGCCCACCGAGGATCGTGATGTGAAGGGCGAGGGCTTCACCCACAAGACCGGCGACAGGGTTGCGATCGCGGCTCCGGGGCTTGGCCGGCTCGACAACACCGTTCGTCTCTCGACCGAATGCACGCCGTGGAGCTTCGGCATCCGCGCGCTGATGGCAAATCTCGCTGAACGCGAACTGATCTGAATGGAGAAGACACCGATGACGTTCGAACCACATGGCAGGCATCTGATCGGCGGCGACTGGAAGGAAGCCGCCCGGCGTTTCACGTCACGGCCGGTGACGGGAAAGCCGATCGACTATTACGAGGCCGAGGAGGGGTTGGTGGACGAGGCGGCCAAGGCCGCCGAGGCCGCGTTCTGGGATTATGGCTATACCTCCCGAAAGACCCGCGCCGAATTCCTGAACAAGATCGCCGACGAGATCGAAAAACGCGGTCATGACATCACCCTGATCGGCGCGGCGGAAACCGGCCTGCCGGAAGCGCGGCTCGAAGGCGAGCGTGGGCGCACGACCGGCCAGCTCAGAATGTTCGCGCGTCACATCATGGACGGCGACTATCTCGACCGCAGGCATGACGCGGCCAATCCGGAGGCAACGCCGCCTTCGCCGGATCTGAAGCTCATCCAGCGCCCGATCGGCCCGGTGGCGGTGTTCGGCGCCTCCAATTTCCCGCTTGCCTTTTCGACGGCCGGCGGAGACACCGCATCGGCCCTTGCCGCCGGTTGCCCGGTGGTCGTCAAGAGTCATCCGGCCCATCCCGGCACCGGCGAGATCGTGGCCGAGGCGATTGCCGCGGCGGCGGAAAAATGCGGCATTCATCCGGGCGTGTTCTCCCTGCTGCAGGGCGCCTCGCATGAAGCCGGCGCGATGCTCGTGACCCATCCGCTGATCAAGGCGGTCGGCTTCACCGGTTCGCTTGCCGGCGGGCGGGCGCTGTTCGACCTTTGCGCCCGTCGCGATGAACCGATCCCGTTCTTCGGCGAGCTTGGCTCGGTCAATCCCAACTTCCTGTTGCCGGATGCGGTTGCCAATCGCGGTTCCGACATCGCCAGGGCCTGGGCTGCATCGCTGACCATGGGCGTTGGCCAGTTCTGCACCAATCCGGGCCTGATGGTGACGCTGTCGGGCCCCGAGGCCGATCGGTTCGCCGACGAGGCGACAGCGGAACTGGCGCGGATCGGCGCGGCCACGATGCTGACCGAGGGGATCGCAGAGGCTTTCCGCAAGGGCAGCGCCGCGATTGCCGATGCAAGCGGCGTGGAAACGCTGATCAAGGCGGAGGCGAATGACCGCAAGGCGGCGCCGGCGCTCTACAAGGTCTCCGCCGCGGCATTCCTCGAAA from Martelella sp. NC20 includes these protein-coding regions:
- a CDS encoding alpha/beta hydrolase family protein — encoded protein: MDAIGWPGEPGAVRTVRIDVADGDATLPLVCRFPAGGQAKGSVVFCHGLGGNGEDHVELSAFLAGHGYLVIHPTFADGAAAVAAAAHELGFAPDAPEVSRWILVPALRDRLFEVLHTPFYWLDRIRIVTAVMDNLPSIKAETIGASAGSLPTAIAGHSFGAYASQLLSGAEIDVPGECARSFHDRRFAAAVLLSPQGRGQQGLREGSWDAIEGPMLTVTGTRDGGAKGQDWRWKTEPFHHAPAGDKYLAVLDEADHFLGGMTRNDPTPGNPAQREAVSMLTLAFLDACLVNDRQARAWLTALEDHVAGWPAQISRK
- a CDS encoding fumarylacetoacetate hydrolase family protein, whose translation is MSIIDDPTGAYIGRVWLAEAEGPAIVTLRDGALFDITDKAAPLVRDVCEMADPVAYVRNAEGRSLGPLDEIAAVRPGDSARTHLLSPCDLQAIKACGVTFARSMVERVIEEKAAGDPKKAEAIRARIGETIGDSLRNLEAGSAAAARVKEALIGEGLWSQYLEVGIGPDAEVFSKAQVLSSVGPGADVGLHPISKWNNPEPEIVVAVSSAGRIVGATLGNDVNLRDVEGRSALLLGKAKDNNASAAIGPMIRLFDARFTLDDVRRAELTLTVEGEDGYTMTGHSSMSEISRDPEMLVRQTIGRHHQYPDGLMLYLGTLFAPTEDRDVKGEGFTHKTGDRVAIAAPGLGRLDNTVRLSTECTPWSFGIRALMANLAERELI
- a CDS encoding CaiB/BaiF CoA transferase family protein encodes the protein MFQPLKGVRVIDLSQVLAGPYATYQLALMGADVIKIEKPGEGDWTRLGGLLPKLTARRMASSYLTQNAAKKSVTIDLKSPKGLEVAKKLIAGADVFVENFKPGVAERLGLGFETVKAIKPDIVYCSISAYGQNGPWSGRPAYDHVIQGMCGIMLTTGKPGDGPTKVGAPYIDFATGMNAAQAIMAGLLEVGRTGKAVEVDVAMLDTALMLMASLMTQHMTAGWKPSQSGNEAWSASPSSGAFETRDGVLMLAANNAPQFRKLCGAIGRDDILADDRWNTPAAIMENRAALRETLNATFLTRTADEWEALLAKVDVPAARVRSLDETLSEAHIAERGLLSEFRIEGHDGPIHVPSMSFRANGEAVTAQSPPPELGADTTSVLQGIGLSDGEIAELRSAGVI
- a CDS encoding aldehyde dehydrogenase (NADP(+)), with product MTFEPHGRHLIGGDWKEAARRFTSRPVTGKPIDYYEAEEGLVDEAAKAAEAAFWDYGYTSRKTRAEFLNKIADEIEKRGHDITLIGAAETGLPEARLEGERGRTTGQLRMFARHIMDGDYLDRRHDAANPEATPPSPDLKLIQRPIGPVAVFGASNFPLAFSTAGGDTASALAAGCPVVVKSHPAHPGTGEIVAEAIAAAAEKCGIHPGVFSLLQGASHEAGAMLVTHPLIKAVGFTGSLAGGRALFDLCARRDEPIPFFGELGSVNPNFLLPDAVANRGSDIARAWAASLTMGVGQFCTNPGLMVTLSGPEADRFADEATAELARIGAATMLTEGIAEAFRKGSAAIADASGVETLIKAEANDRKAAPALYKVSAAAFLENPSLAHEVFGPLGVIVMASNAQEMRAVAERLEGQLTCTLHMDQDDAEFARSLIPVLERKAGRLLANGFSTGVAVSDAMVHGGPYPATTNFGGTSVGTMAIRRFLRPVCYQNMPAALLPEDLRHIG